Within the Catalinimonas niigatensis genome, the region TGTAAACTTTGCCTTAAATCATAGGCTTCCGGATGGTCATTTTTTTCCTGAAGGAGAGTATCTAAATTTGCAATTGCATCTTCATATTGTTTTTGCGCAGCCAGTGCCTGAGCACGGATATATAATAGATTTAAGTTTTCTGGAAATATGCTAAGCCCTTTGTCTGCTGTAACAATAGCTTTGATGTTTTCTCCTGACCAATAATTGATTCTGGCAATTGCTTCCATTGCTTCTTCAGTAGGGGAAAATTTGCAAATAATAAAGTTAAGTTGACGAAGTGCAGGATAGTACTCTCCACTCCAGGCCATGACCATAGCCTGTAGGAATAACGCGTCATAATGTTCTGGATGCTGACTGAGGATGGTGTTTAGATCATGATTAGCTTTTTCATAGCGGTTGTTAAAGGCATGTTGCCTTGCCTCTTGATACAAGGAGTCTATCTGGCAGAAACCTACAAAAGGTTGAATGGTTAGCCATATAATCAAAAAGTACTTGTTCATGACGCTTGCGACAATGCATTTACTTCTTGAATACAAGCCATAAGTTGTTTAAGATCAAAGGGCTTGGTCATGAATCTGTTGGCACCCATTTCCAAAGCTTCTTTTCTTACATTGTCCAAACCTATGGCAGAAACCACAATGATAAAAGTATTAAGCTTAAGCGTTTCTCGCACATATTCTACCAGCTCACTGCCAGAGGCAATGGGCATCAGCAGATCAGTAATGATCATATCAGGCTGATGCTTTTCGGCAAGCTTTATAGCGTTTTTTCCATTTGTAGTGGCTATCACGTTATATTCACCTAAATTTCTCAATTGGTGAGCTACCAGTTGCAGCATAATATCGTCATCATCTACTATTAGTATTTTCATAGGAGTGGGTCTTTATCTGATGAAACTGATTACTCTTTGACCATCCGTATTGATCTGCCAATACTTCAGGCTCTCAAGAGGTACTTTAGGTAAGGTAAACTCATAAAAGCCTTGCCCTAACTTGTGCTCACGTATTACTTCCTTAGATCTACCCATAAGGTCATGTGCACTGATGGTTAACAAACCTATGGTATCCTGGATGTGTATCAGTACTACTGGTTTTCCGTTTTGGTCTGTATCTAGTTGAAAATGAATGGCTTCTTTTGGATTTGGTTCTTCAAGAAGTGAAGCATTCTCTTTTCTGTTGATGTGTCTCTGTAACTCTCCATTTTTCGTAGAGTCTGCTAATGCCATTAAAGAGGAAGCTTGTGCATAAAGTAAATGCGTACTTCCTAAAAGAGTGAAACAGAAAAATATAAACGAGAAAACTTTCATATGTATGTAAATGTACAACAAAAATAATAAAAAATATATGAATAATACAAATAAACTAAATCTTAATATATTCCCCTGTACTGTATTTTAGTCAAATAAGCTAAAAAGGAGTTGTAGAGCGTAGGGAAGAGTGCTACATTTGAGATGTAATAACTTGAAGGTTTTTACAAAAAAACTATGCGCATAATAGGAGAAATATCTCATGAATCTTGTAAAATCACGGTCTTTGCCTGGAACAATAAGTACCTGATCAAGCTAGAGAGGGGATTAATCGAGCAGACTTTTAAAGTGCCTGAAACGGAGGTAACAGGAGATGATGACATTCAAAAAATGCTTCAGGGGACTTTTATGGAAAAGGCTATTACCCGCTTTGACGAAATGGAAGCCTCACTTATAGAGGCTATGGAAGCTTTATATTAACAGTAAAACCTGAATTTTACTTTTTCAAATATTCTACAAAAGCATAAGGGTGAGGATTTTTCGCATCAGGCTCATGCTCTTCGCGCCTATGTTCTTTCCAATAGTTTAAATCTATTTCGGGAAAGAAAGCATCTCCTTCAAAGCTTGCTTTAATTTCAGTGATGTACATTTTATCAGCTTTATTTATAGTCTGACGGTAAATCTCAGCGCCTCCAAGGATGAAAACTTCCTTCTGTTGATGTTCCTCAGCGATCTTAAAAGCCTCAGGAATATTATCTACTACAAAGCAACCTTCCACCTGATAATCAGGATGGCGGGTAATAATAATGTGGGTGCGATGAGGTAATGGGCCATTCATAGACTCAAAAGTCTTTCGTCCCATGATTACATAATGGTCTCTAGTAGTACTTTTAAAAAATTTTAGGTCGGCAGGCATGTGCCATACTAAATCGTTTTCTTTGCCGATGACGCCATTATCTGATTTGGCAGCAATAATAGATCTGATCATAAGGTATTACCGCGTAAGAATTCTGCAACAGACATCCTTTTGCGACCTTCAATCTGAAGTTCATCAAAAGATAGTAGGTCATCTTGTGTCTGTATATGAATAAAGTTTTTGTTATCGCTTATATATTGTCCGGGAGCTAGATTGGGGTTTTGTTCGTGGGTATTAGATACCGAATATATCTTACAAACTTTTTCTCCTCCTCGGGTATCCAAAGTTGTCCAGGCGGCTGGGTATGGTGAAAGGCCACGAACAAAATTGCGTATCTTCTCAGCAGGATGGTTCCAGTCAATTTTGCAGGTTTCCCTCAGAATTTTCGGAGCGCTCATCAATTCTAACCCTTTACTATTTTGTGCTTTCAAGGAGTATTCATCACGAGCAATAGCTTTTATAGTCTTTAGCACCAGTTTGCTGCCTTTTTGCATCAGCCTTTCATAAAGAGTGCCTGCTGTATCATCAGGATGTATCGGTTCTTTTTCCTGGAATAGGATATTACCAGTATCTATTTCATGCTTAAGCATAAAAGTGGTTACACCAGTTTCAGTTTCTCCATTGATGATGGCCCAATTGATAGGAGCTGCACCGCGGTACTGAGGCAAATAGGAGGCATGCAGATTAAAAGTGCCGATTTCGGGCATGTTCCAAACTTCTTCAGGCAGCATACGGAAAGCCACTACTACCTGCAAATTAGCACGATAGCTTTTCAGCTCCTGATGAAAATCCGGATTTTTAAGATTGGTAGGTTGTAAAACAGGAATGTTTTGCGCCAGTGCATAGGCTTTTACGGGTGAGGGAATTACCTTTTGCCCACGTCCGCGAGGTTTATCTACCGCAGTGACTACCGCTACCACCTGAAAATGATTCTCCACCAGAATTTGCAGGGAAGGAACAGCAAATTCTGGTGTACCCATAAAAATGATCCTGAGATCTTCTTTCATATCATATGAATTTCAGTGTAGCTTAATTGTTTTAATCTTTTTATTCAAAATCATCGTAAAGCAGATATTTTTTCCTCATGGTCTTATAAAGGTTGAGGTCATCTGTCCAGCTTCTTCTAATTTCATTTTCACTTACACCGGAAGTAAGCTGTGCTCTAAGTTTTTTTGTGCCGGCCAGCAGATCAAAAAAATCTTCCCGGAAAAAATCTTCATTACTCATGCCCAGATCTGCAGCTTTCTTATAAAAAAGCATCAGGTAATCTAACGTAAAGCTCGAGAGGCGTTCTTCATTCCTAAAGTCTAATCCATAACAACGTTTGCCCTCATGGTCAGGATTCATGGCAGCACCTGGAACATCCTGTGGAACAAAGCTGAAAGTATCTACAGGCTGTACTTCTGTGCTTTTCAGAGTGGCAAATATAGGGTCAGGGTAGCCAACCACCTGAAAAGGAAAATCCGTTCCCCGACCCACACTCATGGCGGTACCTTCAAAAAAGCAAAGTGAAGGATACAAGTTGATTGCATGATCATTGGGTAAATTTGGAGAGGGTCTGATAGGCAACGAATAGTTATCTGTGTGATCATAATTCTTGACTTTGATGATCTCCAAAGCACATTGCTTTCCTCCTGCTAGCCAGCCTTCACCATTGATCATCTGCGCCAGTTCGCCCACTGTAAGTCCATGAACTACAGGAATAGGGTGCATTCCCACAAAAGATTGTTGTTCAAGTTCTAATACCGGGCCATCCACATAATATCCATTAGGATTAGGACGATCTAAGATGAGCATTTGTTTGTCCTGCTCAGCACAGGCTTCCATCACATAGTGCATGGTGCTGATATAGGTATAAAAACGAGCGCCTACATCCTGAATATCAAAAATGACAAGATCAATATCTTTTAGCTGATCAGGCTGGGGCTTTTTATTTTTGCCGTACAAGGAGATAATAGGCAAACCAGTTTTGGAGTCCGTAGAGTTTTGGATATGTTCTCCAGCGCCTGCTTCTCCTCTGAAGCCATGCTCGGGGGCAAAGATGGTTTTTAAATTAACGCCCATTGCCAGCAAAGAGTCAACCAGGTGAGTATTACCGATATGGGAAGTATGGTTGACTACTGCTGCCACTCGCTTTCCCTCCATCAATGGCAAGTAAGCTTCGGTCTGCCACGCGGCAGGCTGTATGTTATTTTCTACAACAGTGGTCTGGGGCTGACAGGCAACCGCCCAAGGAATAATAAAGAATGATATTAGTGTGATGAGACGCATAAAGTTGTTTAATTTGCACCGGATAAACAGAAGGGGCAGTCGTAAATGTATAAATACTTTTGGACAAGTGGTAACCTTCCGGAAATAGCCCAGTTGTTGTGTTTGAGTTTAACTATCTAGTATTCCTTGAACCTCCCTTATTTTATATCAAAGAAAATCAATAAAGCTGAGAATAAGTCTTTTTCAGCAACTATCAATAAGATAGCCGTGGCCAGTATTGCACTTGGGCTGGCAACTATGTTGGTATCATTCCTGATTCTGGGAGGATTTCAAAGAGTAATCACTAACAAAATTTTTACTTTTAACGGGCACATTCAAATCACCAAATATTCGCTGGATAATTCCTTACAGGAAGAACCTATCTCAGTCAATAATCCTTTGATCCAGCATCCCGAACAATATGGCTTTATAGACCATGTACAGGTATTTGGCCATACTGCCGGTCTGTTACAGACAGATAACGAAGTGTATGGTGCTTTTATTAAGGGAGTAGGAGAGAACTTTGATAGCCTGCGGTTTCAAGATAATTTGCTGGAAGGTTCATTTATACGCTTTCCGGATAAAGAAGATAACAGCCCTAACACATATTCAACAGATGTACTTATTAGTAGAAGGATTGCCACCAGCCTTGAGTTGAATGTAGGGGATGACGTACGTATGTTATTTGTTGACCCTCCTCAGTATCGGGTACGTAAGCTCCATATTCAGGGAATTTACAATACCGGTATAGAAGAGTTTGATGAACAGATGATCATTGGAGATATCGACCTGGTGCGCCGTATCAATCAGTGGCCTGATTCGCTGGTAGGTGGAATAGAAATCTATCTGAATGATTATGATGAGATGGCAGAGGCAGAAACGCGCCTGCAAAATGACCTCGATTATGATCTTTTTGTAGAAAAAATAGGGGATAAATATGTACAAATGTTTGAATGGTTAGACCTGATCAACAACAATGTGATCATCTTCCTTGCGCTTATTCTCTTTGTAGCATGCTTCAACATCGTGAGTATACTATTGATCCTGATTATGGAGCGAACTCAGATGATTGGTATACTCAAGGCACTAGGAGCCCGGAATCGGCAAATCAGAAAAATATTCCGATACAATGGTATATTGCTTATCGCAAGGGGCATGATGATAGGTAACTTAATTGGTATTGGCTTTGGTCTAGTACAATATTTTTTCAAGCTTATTCCTTTAGATCCAGAAAACTACTACATGGAATATGTGCCTATCCATTGGGATTTGATGGCTATACTGGGACTTAACCTGCTCACTTTTATGATCGTAGCACTGGTATTAAATATTCCTACCATGATTATTCTACGTATCAATCCCATCAAGGCAATTCGTTTTGATTAACGATTGTACTTACGGAAAAAGCTTCGGATTTTCATGTGGATCACCCCGGTAAAGGCTTCCCAGAAAATCCGGGATGACATTTTAGACACACCTTTGGTACGATTGGTAAAGATGATTGGCACTTCCTTAATTTTAAAATCGTATAGCCAGGCGGTGAATTTCATCTCAATCTGAAAGGCATATCCAATAAAGCGTATTCTATCAAGGTCTATGATTTGGAGTACACTGCGATGATAACATTTAAAACCAGCTGTAGCATCTTTGATAGGCATGCCGGTAATCATTTGTATGTATATGCTGGCAAAGAAAGATACTAGAACCCGGCTCATAGGCCAGTTGACCACATTGACACCGCTTACATAGCGAGATCCAATAGCCAGATCGTATCCATCATTAGCGCAGGTCTCATATAGTCGGCTCAAATCATCAGGATCATGAGAAAAGTCTGCATCCATCTCAAAAATATACAGATAATTCTGCTGTAGCCCATACTTAAAACCGGCAATATAAGCAGGGCCCAGTCCACTCTTCTTTTCCCGCTCCAGCAGATACACCCGCCCGGGATACTTATGTTGTATTTCCTTAACCAGTAAGGCAGTACCATCAGGAGAGTTATCGTCCACAATCAGCACGTCAAAGAGGACAGACTGGTTAAGAATGTCTTCCAGTAGCATACTGATATTTTCGCTTTCGTTATAAGTAGGAATGACAACTAAACAGGTACTCACAGTTCAGAATCCGGATGGTGGTTAAAAAGTCCCAAAAATAGATAAGTTTAGGCTAGGGTAAAAATCATTTTGTCGCTTAAATCAAAATGTAATTTGTCTACATTTTTGATTATTTGTTATTTCGTGTATGTCTTTGTGCATTAAACGACGCGATAGAAGAAATTTATATTTAGCATACTTTATTTTTATCTCATGACAAAATGTGTTTTTCTGGACAGGGACGGAGTAATTAATCGTGACCGCGTAGATTATGCTTATGATCTTCAGCATTTTGAGATGCTACCCGGAGTGATAGAAGCTCTGTTAAAGTTAAAACAAGCTGGTTTTCTGTTAGTAATCGTTACCAATCAGTCAGGGATAGCCAAAGGTATTTATAAACGCCACGAC harbors:
- a CDS encoding dihydrofolate reductase; its protein translation is MIRSIIAAKSDNGVIGKENDLVWHMPADLKFFKSTTRDHYVIMGRKTFESMNGPLPHRTHIIITRHPDYQVEGCFVVDNIPEAFKIAEEHQQKEVFILGGAEIYRQTINKADKMYITEIKASFEGDAFFPEIDLNYWKEHRREEHEPDAKNPHPYAFVEYLKK
- a CDS encoding exo-beta-N-acetylmuramidase NamZ family protein is translated as MRLITLISFFIIPWAVACQPQTTVVENNIQPAAWQTEAYLPLMEGKRVAAVVNHTSHIGNTHLVDSLLAMGVNLKTIFAPEHGFRGEAGAGEHIQNSTDSKTGLPIISLYGKNKKPQPDQLKDIDLVIFDIQDVGARFYTYISTMHYVMEACAEQDKQMLILDRPNPNGYYVDGPVLELEQQSFVGMHPIPVVHGLTVGELAQMINGEGWLAGGKQCALEIIKVKNYDHTDNYSLPIRPSPNLPNDHAINLYPSLCFFEGTAMSVGRGTDFPFQVVGYPDPIFATLKSTEVQPVDTFSFVPQDVPGAAMNPDHEGKRCYGLDFRNEERLSSFTLDYLMLFYKKAADLGMSNEDFFREDFFDLLAGTKKLRAQLTSGVSENEIRRSWTDDLNLYKTMRKKYLLYDDFE
- a CDS encoding ABC transporter permease; this encodes MNLPYFISKKINKAENKSFSATINKIAVASIALGLATMLVSFLILGGFQRVITNKIFTFNGHIQITKYSLDNSLQEEPISVNNPLIQHPEQYGFIDHVQVFGHTAGLLQTDNEVYGAFIKGVGENFDSLRFQDNLLEGSFIRFPDKEDNSPNTYSTDVLISRRIATSLELNVGDDVRMLFVDPPQYRVRKLHIQGIYNTGIEEFDEQMIIGDIDLVRRINQWPDSLVGGIEIYLNDYDEMAEAETRLQNDLDYDLFVEKIGDKYVQMFEWLDLINNNVIIFLALILFVACFNIVSILLILIMERTQMIGILKALGARNRQIRKIFRYNGILLIARGMMIGNLIGIGFGLVQYFFKLIPLDPENYYMEYVPIHWDLMAILGLNLLTFMIVALVLNIPTMIILRINPIKAIRFD
- a CDS encoding polyprenol monophosphomannose synthase, translating into MSTCLVVIPTYNESENISMLLEDILNQSVLFDVLIVDDNSPDGTALLVKEIQHKYPGRVYLLEREKKSGLGPAYIAGFKYGLQQNYLYIFEMDADFSHDPDDLSRLYETCANDGYDLAIGSRYVSGVNVVNWPMSRVLVSFFASIYIQMITGMPIKDATAGFKCYHRSVLQIIDLDRIRFIGYAFQIEMKFTAWLYDFKIKEVPIIFTNRTKGVSKMSSRIFWEAFTGVIHMKIRSFFRKYNR
- a CDS encoding response regulator, whose product is MKILIVDDDDIMLQLVAHQLRNLGEYNVIATTNGKNAIKLAEKHQPDMIITDLLMPIASGSELVEYVRETLKLNTFIIVVSAIGLDNVRKEALEMGANRFMTKPFDLKQLMACIQEVNALSQAS
- the fmt gene encoding methionyl-tRNA formyltransferase, which produces MKEDLRIIFMGTPEFAVPSLQILVENHFQVVAVVTAVDKPRGRGQKVIPSPVKAYALAQNIPVLQPTNLKNPDFHQELKSYRANLQVVVAFRMLPEEVWNMPEIGTFNLHASYLPQYRGAAPINWAIINGETETGVTTFMLKHEIDTGNILFQEKEPIHPDDTAGTLYERLMQKGSKLVLKTIKAIARDEYSLKAQNSKGLELMSAPKILRETCKIDWNHPAEKIRNFVRGLSPYPAAWTTLDTRGGEKVCKIYSVSNTHEQNPNLAPGQYISDNKNFIHIQTQDDLLSFDELQIEGRKRMSVAEFLRGNTL